A genomic stretch from Chitinophaga agri includes:
- a CDS encoding alpha-L-fucosidase: MKNVFFLRLALGMLLTMPAMLKAQVKPTAKPLATLQQEFVDLRFGMFIHFNIPTFANQDWPDPDAPASLFNPKKLDCNQWAATAKAANMTYGCLTTKHHSGFCIWDTKTTDYNVMNSPYKKDVVKEYVNAFRAKGLKVMLYYSILDTHHKLRPRDITRKHIEMVKEQLTELLTNYGEISALIIDGWDAPWSRISYDEIPFEEVYRLIKTLQPNCLVMDLNAAKYPTEALFYTDIKSYEQGAGQHISKDANRLPALSCLPINSAWFWKTDFPTTPVKDPAKLVDDILVPLNKAWCNFILNVAPNRDGLIDPNAVKALEEVGKRWKNAGPLPALTPAEAPIISSNIAKFQRSNSSWSNDMNIMDFGNDDRFGSSWQSNPEVKQPWYEIIFDKDKRFNMITIVEDGNNIKKYRLEYNENGVWKPLAKGEGGGRVKIHRFDAVWGGKVRILFDEFSDAPAISEFGVYDERR, encoded by the coding sequence ATGAAGAATGTATTCTTTTTGCGTCTGGCATTGGGCATGCTGTTAACTATGCCCGCTATGCTGAAGGCGCAGGTAAAACCAACCGCCAAACCACTCGCAACCCTGCAACAGGAATTTGTTGATCTGCGCTTTGGTATGTTTATCCATTTCAACATCCCGACCTTCGCCAACCAGGACTGGCCTGATCCGGATGCACCAGCTTCCCTGTTCAATCCAAAAAAACTGGATTGTAATCAATGGGCGGCAACTGCGAAAGCAGCTAATATGACCTACGGCTGTCTTACCACCAAACATCACAGCGGTTTCTGTATCTGGGATACTAAAACGACTGATTACAATGTGATGAACAGTCCATACAAGAAAGATGTGGTAAAGGAGTATGTAAATGCATTCAGAGCGAAAGGCCTGAAAGTAATGTTGTATTACTCTATCCTGGATACGCACCACAAACTGCGTCCACGCGACATCACCCGTAAGCATATTGAGATGGTGAAAGAGCAGTTGACAGAATTGCTGACCAACTATGGTGAGATCTCTGCACTGATCATTGATGGATGGGATGCTCCATGGTCAAGGATCTCTTATGATGAAATCCCATTTGAGGAGGTTTACCGCCTCATTAAGACCCTGCAGCCTAACTGTCTGGTAATGGACCTCAATGCGGCTAAATACCCAACAGAGGCTTTATTTTACACAGATATCAAATCTTATGAGCAGGGTGCTGGTCAGCACATCTCTAAAGATGCGAACAGGCTGCCTGCATTATCCTGCCTGCCTATTAACAGTGCATGGTTCTGGAAAACAGATTTCCCTACCACACCGGTAAAAGATCCTGCTAAGCTGGTAGACGACATCCTGGTGCCGCTTAACAAAGCATGGTGTAACTTCATCCTGAATGTAGCGCCTAACCGCGATGGCCTGATCGATCCTAATGCGGTGAAAGCACTCGAAGAAGTGGGCAAACGCTGGAAGAATGCGGGTCCGCTCCCTGCATTAACACCAGCTGAAGCACCCATTATCTCTTCCAACATCGCTAAATTCCAGCGCAGCAATTCGAGCTGGAGTAACGATATGAACATCATGGACTTTGGTAATGATGATCGTTTCGGTAGCAGCTGGCAGTCTAACCCGGAGGTGAAACAACCATGGTATGAGATCATCTTTGATAAGGACAAACGTTTCAACATGATCACTATCGTGGAAGATGGTAACAATATCAAAAAATACCGTCTCGAATATAACGAGAATGGTGTATGGAAACCACTGGCCAAGGGTGAAGGTGGCGGACGCGTAAAGATCCACCGCTTTGACGCTGTATGGGGTGGTAAGGTACGTATCCTGTTCGACGAGTTCAGCGATGCGCCGGCTATCTCTGAATTCGGTGTATATGATGAAAGAAGATAG
- a CDS encoding SusC/RagA family TonB-linked outer membrane protein: MNILNQNLILGLLSSALLPGITLSASAQTPSMYAMRQSDKIPVKHVSANVSLKEALIKLKKFQNVRIAYKEGLLDGKVITAEVMAKAETLETEAALRLLLTDFSLAFMRVNKTQYSIYVPTTATILNVNSLMADKLKGKVTGPDGAPIPGASVVLKGNATVAAMAGPDGSFELNLKGATPPFVLVVSSMGFAKKEVSVTDLDAPLAVNLAESNESLSEVVVTALGIRKEKKALVYAVSEVKGSEFTQAREINVANALSGKIPGVNATSLASGPGGSSRVVIRGNNSLGSNNQPLYVVNGMPIDNTTPGGAPTTGGGGQNVDRGDGIGGINPDDIESISVLKGGSAAALYGSRAANGVIVITTKKGVARKGIGVDYNSTLTLDAPAVMPEWQYEYGQGDKGLKPTSQAEAITYGRRSWGTKMDGTEYIAFDGKMHPYVAQKDNIKNFYQTGSTFTNTVAFNGGSEAVNFRFSLSNTNSKAIIPNSKFDKKIANLNLNAYLGKKLSIEAVAQYNVENATNRPSSGDATGNPNWGVYMVANTVDVRWMNPGYDETGREIQWNETAYASNPYFVINRFRNNDTKNRFIGQASVKYDLLKNLYVKGTVSRDFFDYNYVGIIPTGTVYTTGAAGEYSEFRNSVAETNSMLTAGYNTKIAGTIGLNALVGGNARRFVSNQTAIAGTQFIIPFFYSATNLTTSTTTPTRGKIATNSVFGSLDLDYKSIFFLNFTARQDWFSTLSPLSNNILYPSVGGSFILSDAVKMPKAISFAKLRASWAQVGGATPDPYILNQTYTMVQGGHLGRPVQQVTQSNGVNLVTNSSLKPLTSTTYEIGGEAQFLNNRLGIDLTYYKKQTTDDIVSTAISTASGYNNALLNVGKLSNRGVELLLTGTPVKGKDFTWNVSYNMAYNESKVEQLAAGLNTLQMASSVGSWAFIHNTVGQPYGIIMGYTTVKNEKGQTVYNSTTGYEQKSELKPLGRGVPPLTMGLSNTFKYKRLSLDILVDGKFGNKVFSGTDVYAVRFGLHKRTLEGRENGLELNGVDEKGNEYHNTIPVANLRLYYDNTKNYTDHFLYDGSFVKLRQVIFSYQLPVAKLKVVQSASLSFVARNLLILYKQTDNFDPESSYTNGNAQGFEAFGMPRTRSFGANLMVKF, encoded by the coding sequence ATGAACATTTTGAACCAAAATCTCATTTTGGGGCTGCTCTCCAGTGCCCTGCTGCCAGGTATTACCTTATCTGCCAGCGCACAGACGCCCTCGATGTATGCCATGAGGCAGTCTGATAAAATCCCTGTAAAACATGTATCTGCTAATGTGTCCCTGAAAGAAGCGCTCATCAAGCTGAAGAAATTCCAGAATGTCCGTATCGCCTATAAGGAAGGATTACTGGATGGGAAAGTGATAACTGCGGAAGTAATGGCAAAGGCGGAGACCCTGGAGACAGAAGCTGCACTACGCCTGCTGCTTACTGATTTTTCACTGGCTTTCATGCGTGTCAATAAAACACAATATTCTATTTATGTACCAACGACAGCAACCATACTGAATGTAAACAGCCTGATGGCTGACAAACTGAAAGGTAAAGTGACGGGTCCTGATGGCGCACCTATTCCTGGTGCCAGCGTGGTACTGAAAGGCAACGCAACTGTTGCCGCAATGGCCGGACCAGACGGTAGCTTTGAACTAAACCTGAAAGGCGCAACGCCGCCCTTCGTGCTGGTAGTCAGTTCTATGGGATTCGCTAAAAAAGAGGTGAGTGTAACAGATCTGGACGCACCGCTGGCTGTCAACCTGGCTGAATCTAATGAATCATTATCTGAAGTCGTAGTAACGGCATTGGGTATCAGAAAAGAGAAAAAAGCACTTGTGTATGCAGTATCCGAAGTAAAGGGTAGCGAATTTACGCAGGCACGTGAGATCAATGTGGCAAATGCACTGAGTGGAAAGATCCCGGGTGTGAATGCAACCAGTCTGGCCAGTGGCCCTGGTGGTTCCAGCCGTGTGGTGATCCGTGGTAATAATTCACTCGGTAGTAACAACCAGCCTTTATACGTGGTGAATGGTATGCCGATCGATAACACTACACCCGGTGGTGCACCTACTACCGGTGGTGGTGGTCAGAACGTCGACAGGGGTGATGGTATCGGTGGTATTAACCCGGATGATATCGAAAGCATCAGTGTACTGAAAGGAGGTTCTGCCGCAGCATTGTATGGCTCCCGTGCTGCCAATGGTGTGATCGTGATTACTACTAAAAAGGGTGTTGCCCGTAAAGGTATTGGTGTGGATTATAACTCTACCCTTACGCTGGATGCACCTGCTGTAATGCCTGAATGGCAATATGAATATGGTCAGGGTGATAAAGGACTGAAACCAACATCACAGGCTGAAGCAATTACCTACGGCCGCCGCTCCTGGGGTACAAAGATGGATGGTACTGAGTACATCGCTTTTGATGGAAAGATGCATCCCTATGTCGCACAGAAAGATAATATCAAGAACTTCTACCAGACAGGATCTACATTCACTAATACTGTAGCATTCAATGGTGGTAGTGAAGCTGTGAATTTTCGCTTCTCGCTCTCCAATACCAACAGTAAGGCCATCATTCCTAATTCTAAGTTTGACAAGAAGATCGCAAACCTGAATCTGAATGCTTACCTGGGTAAAAAACTGAGCATTGAAGCTGTAGCGCAATATAATGTAGAGAATGCAACCAACCGTCCCAGCTCCGGGGATGCCACCGGTAACCCCAACTGGGGCGTGTATATGGTTGCTAACACTGTCGATGTCCGCTGGATGAATCCTGGGTATGATGAGACAGGCCGTGAGATCCAGTGGAATGAAACTGCGTATGCTTCCAATCCTTACTTTGTGATCAACCGGTTCAGAAACAATGACACCAAAAACCGTTTTATCGGTCAGGCAAGCGTGAAGTATGACCTGTTGAAAAACCTGTACGTGAAAGGAACCGTGAGCCGCGATTTCTTTGACTATAACTATGTTGGCATCATTCCGACAGGAACGGTATATACAACAGGCGCCGCAGGAGAATACAGTGAGTTCAGGAACTCAGTAGCAGAGACGAACTCTATGCTGACTGCCGGTTACAATACGAAGATCGCCGGTACTATCGGACTGAATGCGCTCGTAGGGGGCAACGCCCGTCGTTTTGTTTCAAATCAGACAGCGATCGCAGGTACACAGTTCATCATTCCTTTCTTCTATAGCGCTACCAACCTGACCACATCAACGACAACGCCTACAAGAGGTAAGATCGCTACGAACTCTGTGTTCGGATCACTGGACCTGGATTATAAATCCATATTCTTCCTGAACTTCACGGCGCGTCAGGACTGGTTCTCTACACTGAGCCCACTGAGCAATAACATTCTTTATCCTTCCGTAGGTGGTAGCTTCATCCTCTCTGATGCGGTGAAGATGCCGAAGGCGATCAGCTTTGCAAAACTTCGTGCTTCATGGGCACAGGTAGGTGGTGCTACGCCTGATCCTTACATCCTGAATCAGACGTATACAATGGTACAGGGAGGCCACCTGGGTCGTCCGGTACAACAGGTGACACAGTCCAACGGGGTTAACCTGGTGACCAACTCCTCACTGAAACCACTGACATCAACAACATATGAAATAGGCGGTGAAGCGCAGTTCCTGAATAACAGACTAGGCATTGACCTGACTTACTACAAAAAGCAAACAACAGATGATATTGTAAGCACTGCGATCTCTACCGCTTCCGGTTATAATAACGCCCTCCTGAACGTTGGTAAATTATCCAACAGAGGGGTTGAATTACTCCTGACCGGCACACCTGTTAAAGGCAAAGATTTTACCTGGAACGTGAGCTATAACATGGCCTACAACGAGAGCAAGGTAGAACAGCTGGCTGCTGGCCTGAATACCTTACAGATGGCCTCCAGTGTGGGTAGCTGGGCTTTCATCCACAATACTGTCGGACAGCCTTATGGTATTATCATGGGCTATACGACTGTGAAGAATGAAAAAGGTCAGACCGTCTACAACAGCACAACAGGTTATGAGCAGAAGAGCGAGCTGAAACCATTGGGAAGAGGTGTACCGCCACTCACAATGGGTCTGAGCAATACTTTCAAATACAAACGCCTGTCACTGGATATCCTGGTTGATGGTAAATTCGGTAACAAGGTGTTCTCCGGCACTGATGTATATGCTGTTCGCTTTGGATTACATAAGAGAACACTGGAAGGAAGAGAGAATGGACTGGAACTGAACGGTGTGGATGAAAAAGGAAACGAATATCATAACACGATCCCGGTAGCTAACCTGCGTCTGTACTATGATAACACCAAGAATTACACAGACCACTTCCTGTATGATGGCAGCTTTGTTAAATTACGCCAGGTGATATTCAGTTATCAGTTGCCGGTAGCAAAACTGAAAGTCGTGCAGAGTGCTTCGCTCTCTTTCGTAGCACGTAACCTGCTGATCCTTTACAAACAGACGGATAACTTCGATCCGGAATCCAGCTACACCAATGGTAATGCGCAGGGTTTTGAAGCATTCGGTATGCCACGTACAAGAAGCTTCGGTGCTAACCTGATGGTGAAATTCTAA
- a CDS encoding OmpA/MotB family protein, translating into MSSKKFKASEAKYADLSSQYASLQSKLEDCQRTLRDTASAFERSRNINEERVEGLKQNNSTLLNQLKDLSVISNSQAESIKKSLDNIGAKDAYIQDLQSAIARKDSLNMALVMNLKGAIGNLDDKDINIKVEKGVVYIDISDKMLFESGSYDVTPKAKEVLGKVAKVLLNQPDIEFMVEGHTDTNPYKKGVLLDNWDLSVKRATAVTRVLQNDYNIPPSHITAAGRSEYLPIASNDTPEGRATNRRTRIVILPQLDQFFKLLEKKG; encoded by the coding sequence GTGAGTTCAAAGAAATTTAAGGCATCAGAGGCGAAGTACGCCGACCTCTCATCGCAGTATGCAAGTCTCCAGAGCAAACTGGAAGACTGTCAGCGTACGCTCCGTGATACAGCTTCCGCATTTGAGCGTAGCAGAAATATAAATGAAGAAAGGGTTGAAGGACTCAAACAAAATAACAGCACGCTCCTGAACCAGTTGAAAGATCTTTCTGTGATCAGTAATTCACAGGCGGAGAGTATCAAGAAGTCTCTCGATAATATAGGTGCGAAGGATGCTTATATCCAGGATCTTCAGTCAGCGATTGCACGTAAAGACTCCCTGAATATGGCACTGGTAATGAACCTGAAAGGTGCCATTGGTAACCTGGATGATAAAGACATCAATATTAAGGTAGAAAAGGGTGTAGTATATATTGATATCTCCGATAAAATGCTGTTTGAAAGTGGTAGCTATGATGTCACTCCAAAGGCAAAAGAAGTACTCGGAAAAGTGGCGAAAGTACTGCTGAACCAACCTGATATTGAGTTTATGGTAGAAGGTCATACTGATACCAATCCTTACAAGAAAGGCGTACTGCTGGATAACTGGGATCTGAGTGTGAAAAGAGCTACTGCTGTGACCAGGGTATTGCAGAACGACTATAATATTCCTCCTTCCCATATCACTGCAGCAGGTAGAAGTGAATATCTGCCAATTGCCAGCAATGATACACCAGAAGGACGCGCGACTAACCGTCGTACCCGTATTGTGATATTACCTCAGCTTGACCAGTTCTTCAAACTGCTCGAGAAAAAAGGATAA
- a CDS encoding SMI1/KNR4 family protein, which yields MSKYLDFLQQYPKHLGDPQGVTETEIKAIEQQFNVKLPLAYVEFIAIFGKKKGRILRNYSSEVAYLVQNRKDAVKSAREMGDTAFEIKDSHFFFGQWQGLSSYFFDCSTLEDDPAVYVLDAGKADVFKSSFSQLIREELNKVLKFDGVIKK from the coding sequence ATGTCAAAATACCTGGATTTTTTACAGCAATATCCTAAGCACCTGGGTGATCCGCAGGGCGTTACTGAAACAGAGATAAAAGCTATTGAACAGCAGTTCAATGTAAAACTGCCCTTAGCCTACGTGGAATTCATCGCTATTTTTGGTAAGAAAAAGGGGCGTATCCTTCGGAACTATTCAAGTGAGGTAGCGTATCTGGTACAAAACAGAAAAGACGCGGTGAAGTCCGCCCGTGAAATGGGGGACACCGCTTTTGAAATAAAAGACAGCCACTTCTTCTTTGGCCAGTGGCAGGGCCTTTCTTCTTATTTCTTCGACTGCAGCACCCTGGAAGATGATCCTGCTGTGTACGTGCTGGATGCAGGTAAGGCAGATGTGTTTAAGTCGTCCTTTTCACAGTTGATAAGGGAGGAGTTAAATAAAGTATTAAAATTCGACGGGGTGATCAAGAAATAA
- the nfi gene encoding deoxyribonuclease V (cleaves DNA at apurinic or apyrimidinic sites), which yields MNTILTEQAAIDVQEQLRTQVIQTDMLPADIKLIAGVDVEYDKDSDLIAGAFVLLDFNTLEVVEVATHCMEVTFPYIPGLFSFREMPVLLEAWKKLTQRPDVIICDGQGLAHPRRFGLACHMGIVLDVPALGCGKTRLFGTYEQPGAERGSVSPLLAEDNGEHIGNALRSQEGINPVFVSVGHKISLDTATTLVLKMCTTYRLPETTRKADHYGREAFLAYRKNVE from the coding sequence ATGAACACTATATTGACGGAGCAGGCAGCAATTGACGTGCAGGAGCAGCTGAGAACACAGGTCATACAGACAGACATGCTGCCTGCTGATATTAAGCTGATCGCCGGTGTGGATGTGGAATACGATAAAGACAGTGACCTGATAGCAGGTGCGTTCGTATTGCTTGATTTTAACACACTGGAAGTAGTTGAAGTGGCAACCCATTGTATGGAGGTCACGTTTCCCTATATCCCGGGATTATTCTCATTCAGAGAGATGCCGGTATTGCTGGAGGCCTGGAAGAAACTCACACAAAGACCGGATGTGATCATCTGTGACGGTCAGGGGCTGGCACATCCCCGTCGCTTCGGACTGGCCTGTCACATGGGGATAGTGCTGGATGTGCCTGCACTGGGATGTGGGAAGACCAGGTTATTCGGTACGTATGAGCAGCCAGGAGCAGAGAGGGGATCCGTCAGTCCATTACTGGCAGAAGATAACGGAGAACATATCGGTAATGCATTGAGATCACAGGAAGGGATTAACCCCGTGTTTGTATCTGTCGGGCATAAGATCTCTCTGGATACGGCAACGACACTGGTACTGAAGATGTGTACAACATACCGTTTGCCGGAAACAACCCGTAAGGCCGATCACTATGGCAGGGAAGCGTTCCTGGCTTACAGGAAAAATGTGGAGTGA
- a CDS encoding RNA polymerase sigma factor → MQSESHVLWWNAFKEGDWDAFTALYGEFYELLNNYGRKFTQDADLIQDVVHDLFVRLWTTRARLGNPVSVKNYLYKALRSTLFRKIQSLSKFVELDNAAGEGAFAVSFIPDASFRQEEQELRGQVIALVNTLPARQQEIIFLRFYEGMSYEEIAVIMDINMSSTYKLLYKALDNLQKVSDKRFLTLLGVLFFLLRNFSKKIPVPEG, encoded by the coding sequence ATGCAATCGGAGAGTCACGTGTTATGGTGGAATGCGTTTAAAGAGGGGGACTGGGACGCCTTTACTGCGCTCTACGGCGAATTTTATGAACTGTTGAACAATTACGGCCGCAAATTTACGCAGGATGCGGACCTGATCCAGGATGTGGTACATGATCTTTTTGTAAGACTATGGACCACCCGTGCACGGCTTGGTAATCCTGTCTCTGTAAAGAACTATCTGTATAAAGCTTTACGCTCTACGCTGTTTCGTAAAATACAATCCCTTTCAAAATTTGTAGAACTGGACAATGCCGCCGGAGAGGGTGCTTTTGCTGTCAGCTTCATACCTGATGCCTCCTTCCGTCAGGAAGAACAGGAGCTCAGAGGTCAGGTGATCGCACTTGTTAACACATTACCTGCGCGTCAGCAGGAAATTATATTTCTTCGTTTTTATGAAGGTATGTCCTATGAAGAAATAGCTGTCATTATGGACATTAATATGAGCTCCACTTACAAGTTATTATATAAAGCCCTCGATAACCTTCAGAAGGTGTCAGATAAACGCTTCCTGACCCTTTTAGGTGTACTCTTTTTCCTTCTCAGAAATTTTTCTAAAAAAATTCCTGTTCCCGAGGGATAA
- a CDS encoding carbon-nitrogen hydrolase family protein, translated as MKLCVAQARAVKGDILTNIENHKKIIHLAVTHGADAIIFPELSITGYEPTLAHDLATELHDERLDIFQSISDEHQVTVGVGIPLRTTAGVTISMVLFQPQAPRHVYAKKYLHADEAPYFVSGQSTISLLGEDGDVALAICYELSVPQHVEDAYKCGAQFYLASSVKSTGGIDKAIERLSAIGCEYDMMVLLSNAVGESDGFQCAGKSAVWDSTGAVVEQLDDSSEGILILDTDTRTTQAVML; from the coding sequence ATGAAACTTTGCGTAGCACAGGCAAGAGCGGTAAAAGGGGACATCCTGACTAATATTGAAAATCATAAAAAGATCATCCATCTTGCAGTTACCCACGGCGCAGATGCCATTATTTTTCCCGAATTATCCATCACAGGCTATGAACCCACCCTGGCCCACGATCTTGCAACCGAATTACATGATGAGCGGCTGGATATTTTTCAGTCCATCAGTGACGAACACCAGGTCACGGTCGGTGTTGGTATACCACTGAGAACGACAGCCGGCGTTACTATCAGTATGGTCTTATTCCAGCCGCAGGCTCCCAGGCATGTATATGCCAAGAAATACCTGCACGCCGATGAAGCCCCCTATTTTGTAAGTGGTCAGAGCACCATTAGTCTCCTCGGAGAGGATGGTGATGTGGCATTGGCCATCTGCTATGAATTATCTGTTCCACAACATGTAGAGGACGCTTACAAATGTGGCGCGCAGTTCTACCTCGCCAGTTCCGTTAAATCCACAGGGGGGATTGACAAAGCCATAGAGCGGTTATCGGCTATTGGATGTGAATATGATATGATGGTGCTGCTGTCAAATGCGGTAGGGGAGTCCGACGGATTTCAGTGTGCCGGTAAGTCGGCTGTATGGGACAGTACCGGTGCTGTCGTAGAACAACTGGATGATAGCAGTGAAGGTATCCTTATTCTTGATACAGATACGCGTACAACCCAGGCGGTGATGCTGTAA
- a CDS encoding acyltransferase family protein, producing the protein MKQRLLSLDFFRGLTVAAMILVNNPGSWSYIYPPLEHSKWNGCTPTDLVFPFFLFMVGVAVTFALSSRKADVDGHKTLIIHIFRRAAILFAIGLAFRLIPSFDFYNLRILGVLQRIAIVFLIISLLYLKTGAKARIWVCLGLLVTYWVLMTMIPVPGYGPANLEPATNLAAWVDRTVLGERHLWKQARTWDPEGLLSTLPAIATGLLGIMTGDWLRRKDVADAEKVSWLFSAGFLAVIAGLIWDGCFPINKSLWTSSFVLYTGGLAAMGLALSYWLIDVKQYTRITPPFVAFGRNAITAYVLSGVVPMIFKGLSGGMFQGYSSIFSPLNASLAAAITLVLLLFIPVWIMYKKNIIVKI; encoded by the coding sequence ATGAAACAGAGGCTCCTGTCGTTGGATTTTTTCCGCGGACTCACCGTCGCTGCGATGATACTTGTGAACAATCCAGGGAGCTGGTCATATATCTATCCTCCACTGGAACATTCGAAATGGAATGGCTGCACACCTACAGACCTCGTCTTTCCCTTTTTTCTTTTTATGGTTGGTGTTGCCGTCACGTTTGCACTGAGCAGCCGGAAGGCCGATGTGGACGGACATAAAACGCTTATCATTCATATTTTCCGCCGGGCGGCTATCTTATTTGCGATCGGACTGGCCTTCCGTCTCATCCCATCATTCGACTTCTATAATTTGCGCATTTTAGGCGTTTTACAGCGCATTGCGATCGTTTTCCTTATCATTTCCCTACTCTACCTCAAAACAGGGGCAAAAGCCCGCATATGGGTCTGTTTGGGCCTATTGGTCACCTACTGGGTGCTTATGACAATGATCCCGGTGCCAGGATACGGCCCGGCTAACCTGGAACCGGCTACTAATCTGGCCGCCTGGGTAGACCGTACAGTGCTTGGGGAACGACATCTCTGGAAGCAGGCCCGCACCTGGGACCCGGAAGGCTTACTAAGCACACTGCCGGCGATTGCTACAGGGCTGCTGGGGATTATGACCGGCGACTGGTTGCGCAGGAAAGATGTGGCGGATGCCGAAAAGGTTTCCTGGTTGTTCTCCGCAGGTTTCCTGGCCGTGATAGCAGGCCTGATATGGGATGGATGCTTCCCGATCAATAAGTCATTGTGGACAAGTTCATTCGTACTGTATACCGGCGGACTGGCAGCAATGGGGCTGGCATTGTCCTACTGGCTGATCGATGTAAAACAATACACACGTATTACACCTCCTTTTGTTGCGTTTGGCAGGAATGCCATTACGGCTTATGTATTGTCCGGCGTTGTACCGATGATCTTTAAAGGCCTGTCAGGAGGGATGTTCCAGGGATATTCTTCCATCTTTTCACCATTGAATGCGTCACTCGCCGCCGCCATCACACTTGTGTTACTGCTATTCATTCCTGTATGGATCATGTATAAAAAGAATATCATTGTGAAAATCTGA
- a CDS encoding FecR family protein yields MNNEKYITYTLEDFLDDDNFVRWVSGKETDVSVGQFWSEFPVKYPSAAANFDFAVSVIRTYRSQEVWENKDNKAHLLDRITATIAAEESRRPGIFRRMNIWVRAAAIALLATAGGYLLYNQLSRPHMEMIATGYGEKRTITLPDHSVVTLNATTSITFQEKWDTTAPREVWIDGEAFFDVAHLNRDTTNVRPGQRFLVHSKGLTIEVLGTSFNVRSRHGRTKVGLVTGKIQVGFNDGPRSPKAVVMLPGDYIEYADNQLLLTKKINKPESIKRWTQVPLTFTDATLGEIIETLQDNYGYTVKLSEQSIRKLKIEGDINVANVEELLTVITTTLNVRVEQPSEKELIIASGK; encoded by the coding sequence ATGAACAATGAAAAATATATAACGTATACACTGGAGGATTTCCTGGATGATGACAACTTCGTCAGATGGGTGTCCGGAAAAGAAACGGATGTTTCTGTAGGACAGTTCTGGAGCGAATTCCCTGTAAAGTATCCATCTGCTGCTGCTAACTTTGATTTTGCCGTTAGTGTGATCCGCACCTATCGTTCTCAGGAAGTGTGGGAGAATAAAGATAATAAGGCACACTTACTGGACAGGATCACTGCGACGATCGCAGCAGAAGAATCACGCCGCCCGGGTATATTCCGACGGATGAACATATGGGTAAGAGCCGCTGCTATTGCACTGCTAGCTACTGCAGGAGGCTATTTGTTGTACAATCAGCTGAGCAGGCCGCATATGGAGATGATCGCGACAGGATATGGCGAAAAAAGAACGATCACCCTGCCAGATCATTCTGTTGTGACATTGAACGCCACCACCTCCATTACCTTCCAGGAGAAATGGGATACTACCGCACCAAGGGAAGTATGGATAGACGGAGAGGCCTTCTTTGATGTAGCACATCTTAACAGGGATACCACCAATGTGAGACCCGGTCAGCGTTTCCTTGTGCATAGTAAGGGGCTGACCATTGAAGTACTGGGTACATCCTTTAATGTGAGAAGCCGCCACGGAAGAACTAAAGTAGGACTGGTAACCGGAAAGATACAGGTAGGATTTAATGATGGGCCCAGATCACCGAAGGCTGTTGTCATGTTGCCCGGTGACTATATTGAATATGCAGACAATCAATTATTGCTAACCAAAAAAATAAACAAACCAGAATCGATCAAACGTTGGACACAGGTACCGCTGACGTTTACCGATGCCACTTTAGGAGAAATTATCGAAACATTGCAGGATAACTATGGTTATACTGTAAAGCTCAGTGAACAATCAATCAGAAAGCTAAAGATCGAAGGAGATATTAACGTAGCTAACGTAGAAGAACTATTGACTGTAATTACCACTACGCTCAACGTAAGAGTTGAACAGCCTTCGGAGAAGGAACTAATAATCGCTTCAGGAAAGTAA